A segment of the Cenarchaeum symbiosum A genome:
GCAGGTACCTGCAAGGAGGGCCATCCGCGCCGGCCTGACCGATTAGATTACTGGGATGTGTACCGCGGCGCCCGAATATTGTTCGGGGTGTTAGTGGTAGCCTTATTAATTCCATCATTTTTTGGAACGGCCGTGGCGCAGAGTGATACTAGCCAGAACGAACAGGAACTGATCAACGAACTGAGACAGATCAGGGAATCCTTGGACAGAATCGATGACGGTAGTTTTAGGAACTTCGTCGTAAGCATGGGAATAGTGTCAATCGCCATAATCGCCACCGTATACACCGGCTGGCAGCTAAACAAGCAGCTAAGAGTGGCAAAACGGGAAGTGCGCCATCGAGTAAGGCCAATCATGGTTCAAAGTAGGACTAAAGATGAAAGACCATACAGGATAGAACAACACCCAACATTCAGTGAGCTCATGATGAAAATTACAAACGCGGGGCCCTTGCCTGCAGTCAACATAAAGTCATCAATCGGAGGGGGCATAATAAAAAATGGCGAACAAAGTGTGATAAACCAGAAACTGAGCCAAAGAAAAAATGGATCGTTGGGACCAGGAGAGCACATTCATTACGTGTTGAGATTGTCCTTAGAGGATCACAAAGAGGTGTACTGCGGTAATATGTATCACTTTGAACTCAATATAACATATGAAAGCCCCGATGAGGGTGAGGAATACTATTATTTGTTCCGAGGTCATTTTGAGAAAAGTGGTTTAATCGTAGATGTTAAAGATATGAATTGAAATCTAACCGGACACTTCCGGTTCGTCCATTGTATCGTTGATGTACGCATGCAGCATCGCTTTTGTGTTAAACGTGGCCCCAAAGGAACCCCTGCCGTCGATGGATATTATCCCGCCACTGCCGCGGGGAAACAGGCCCAGCTCCGTGATGACCGTTTTCGACGCCTCCTGGGCGGCCATGCCGCCTGCCATCAAGCTGCAGCACCTGCCTGCAATGCCCGCTTTCATTATGATGTCGCCGTCGCCGGTGGAGACTGCCGCCCCCGCCCTGTCCGCATAGTATCCCGCACCCACCACGGCCGAGTCACCCACCCTGCCGGGCAATTTCGAGACGGTTCCGCCGGTGGAGACGGCTGCGGCCGTGCCACCGCGGCTGTCCAGTACGGCCGCTCCGACCGTGCCGAACTTGCCGGGTTCCGTGGAAATCTCCCGGGGCCGTATCTCATACGGGGCAATCCCGTGCAAGAGGGCAAACTCGAGGGCCCATTCGGCCACCATCAGCGAGTGTTCTGATTTCTTCATTACGGCCGATGCCGCGGTGACGGGATTTTTTACTCCATATATGGCGCCCACCGCGCCACATTCGAGGGATTGGCCGTCCATTATGCCTGCATCCATCTGGATGGTCCCGTCCTGTGCGGGATATGACCCTGTACCTGCGTTGAACAGGCCGCTGTCCTCCATGAGTACAACCGCACGTTCTGCCGCATCGGTCGCGCCAAGCCCGCCGCCTATCTCTTTCCATGTAGAGGCCGCCATGTCTCGCATAAAGGCCCTCTTCTTATCGTCATCGGGGCCCCGGTTGCCCGCGCCACCGTGTATTATCAGTCCCGGCATGCCACATGTAACATGAGCAGGTATTTTAGATTCACCCCGTCGATTATGCAGGTGCGGGGTATCTCCGCATGCCCCACCGTTCCGGGCGCCGGCGACATGCCCGGTCCCTTGTCGCGCCCGCAGATATGGTGCCAGCGTATCCGACCCCGATTGGCGCCATCACCGGCCGGGGGACAGGCGCCACGCAGGGCACGATGATTGATTTATATCCGCTATTCCGCCCCGACGCTGCATGCATGCCCGGCTGGTCAGCGCCTCGCAGAAAGAGGCCAACCTCTCCATAAGGGAATCCGACATAGGCATACTGTACATAGTGCAGCATGAACTGCTCAAAAAGTCCGGGATCGAGTTTGCAGGCGTCATACTAAAGCACCAGCTTACCAGCGAGATCTGGATGAGGGTCAACACGTCAAGCGGCAGCCCCGTAAAGGCGATAACCGATGCGGCTGATGCATCCGTCAGCACCTTTGGCGATCTGGAGAAACTGTTCAAGTCAAAGATCAAGGTAGACAAATGAGGTTCTGCCCCAAGTGCGAAGACAGGCTTAGAAAGAACGGCGACGCATCCGTCTGCCCCAAGTGCGGATACACAGAGTCCGCGGCCCGCGGGCCCACCAAGGCAAAGCCTGCCGAGGGCACGCCCGAGATCAACGTGCTAGACGGACCGGTGGACGAGAAGCTCCTGTCTACGATCAAGATCGAGTGCGAAAAGTGCGGGCATGGGGAGGCCGTCTGGTGGATGCTCCAGACCAGGAGTGCCGACGAGCCCACGACACAGTTCTACCGGTGCATAAAGTGCAGCCACACGTGGAGATCCTATGCATGATCCCCGCACTCGCGGCTCTGATCAGCCCTAGGCATTAGACTTTTAATAAAGCCGTAGAACAGCCGTTGCAGGTTGGCATTTTCTGCAAAGACGAGCGGATCGGACGATCTCAAGGCTATAATCTCCGCGATCTCCACCCTTGTCGAAGAAGCCACTTTTGTGGCCACCGCCGAGGGGATCACCTTCCGCGGCATGGACCCCTCCCACGTGGCATTGATCGACATATCCTGGCCCAACTCGGCCTTTGAAAAGTACGAGTGCGACAGCAACATAAAGTTCGGCGTCAGGATAGACGAGTTTACAAAGCTGATCAAGAGGGCCGACAAAAAGGACAGCATAACCATCAGCGTCTCCAAGGACAGCATGCTGCTGATAGATATAGGCTCCAACAAAAAGTACAAGATAAGGCTGATAGAGAGCTCCGCCACCGATACTCCACTCCCAAAGATAAGCTATGATGCCAAGATAGAGCTGGCCACTACATCGTTTGAAAAGATACTAGGGGACGTGCAGGTCGTCTCGGACTACCTTACCATAAAGGCAAAGCCGACAGGCGTCGAGTTCGCCGGCAAGGGGGACTCGGGCGAGGCTGCAATCGACGTCAAAAAGGACGACGACAGCATGGAGGCGCTCAAGGTAAAAAAAGAATCAGAGGGCACGTACAGTCTAGAGTACCTCAACCCGATAGTCAGGGCGGTCGGCGGCGCGGCAGGCTCGGTCACCTGCGAGTTCTCTGACGCAAAGCCGCTCAGGGTAGAGTTCAAGGTGGCCAACATAGGAAGAATCCACTTTTACCTGGCCCCGCGGGTCAGCAGCTGAGAACAGGTACTGCAGGTGCGGCAGTTTGAGGCTGGTCATAAAATACGGGGGGACGTCGATGGACGAGCCCGGCAAGATAAGGGACGCCGCGGCATTTGTGGCCTCGCAGGGGGGCGAGGTGGTGGCCGTCTGCTCGGCCGCCAGCGGAACCACAGACAACCTCATGGGCATATCAGGCCTGATAAGAAAGGGAGACGGAAAGGGCGCCAGGGCTGCAGCAGACGGGATCATGCGGTATACGAGGGAGCTGGCCGAGGGGGCGGTCTCTGTAGAAGAGGACAGGGAGAGGCTCTCGGCGGCGCTCGACGGGGCTCTTGCGGAGCTCAACGGGCTGATAGACGGGATGGCCCTGCTCGGAGAAGTCACGCCGCGCTCGTCGGACTATCTGTTGTCCTTCGGTGAGAGGCTCTCGTCGGAGATTCTCGCATCAGCCATAAGCGAGCGGGACAGAAAGGCGGAGGCCCTTGCGGGAAACGAGGCGGGCATTGTAACCGATTCGAACTTTGGCGGTGCGAGGCCGCTGATGGATACCACAGGCCTGCGCGTATCCAAAAAGATAGGCGGGCTGCTCTTGGAAGGCGTCATCCCGGTGGTGGGGGGATTCGTGGGGGCCGACCAGTACGGGAGGATCACCACGCTGGGCAGGGGCGGCACGGACTATACCGCCACGACGGTGGGCGCCAGCATAAAGGCCGACGAGATCTGGCTGATGAGCGATATGGACGGGCTGATGACGGCGAACCCAAGGGTTGTGGGCGGGGCCAGGGTGCTCGACGAGGTGTCGTATGCTGAGGCAGTGGAGATGGCCATGTTTGGCGCCAAGCAGATCCACCCGAGGACGTTTGAGCCGTTAATGGGCACAAGGATTCCCATGAGGATAAGGAGCGCCGTCAACACGGGAAACCCCGGCACGCTGGTCACCGCGTCCCCGGGGCCAGAATCGGGCAGGACCATCAAGTGCGTAAGCGCGCTGCGCCACAACGCGCTAATCGACATCAGGGGCGGCGGCATGGTCGGCGAGGCCGGCACCGCAGCAGGCATATTCTCGACGCTGGCCGGCGCCGGCGTAAACGTGATGATGATCTCGCAGAACCCGTCCGAGTCCAGCATCACCGTTGTCATCAAAAAATCCGACATGGACAGGGCGGTGGACGCGCTGGAGATAGGCCTGGCGGGCAAGGTCATCAAAAAGCTCGAGGTCACCCCGGACGTGGCGATTGTAGCGCTGATAGGATCCGGCATGCGCGGGACGGTGGGGATTGCATCCAGGGTCTTTGGGGCGGCAGCCAGCAAGGGCCTCAACGTGGTGATGATCACCCAGGGCTCCTCCGAGCTCAACCTGGCGTTTGTAGTAGGGGATGACGACTGCTGGGAGGCGGTAAGGGCCCTTCACGACGAGTTCGGCCTCGGGGCGCCGGGCGGCCGGGCTGCAGGCTGAGGGCGCGCATTCAGGGCTGGCGGGGGTGCCTGATCCGTGCCTGTAAACAACCGGTGCGGCTGTTTTTGCACGGGCCCGGCGGCTAGACAATAAATTTAAGGCGTTATACGCGCGGTAGGGCGTTGAAGACAGCACTAATCCTGGCCGCGCTGGTCCTGTCATCTGGCGCGATAGTGGCAGCCACCCTTGCAGCAGACCAGCCCGCCCAGGCGGGCGTGACAAGAAAGATGCACTTTACCCAGACGGTTGAATCATCGCCGGATCCCGGCATGGACCGCGGGGGCGACCAGATGGCCATCATACTCTCCCCCAACGAGGGCACCCTCTATGACGGCTCGATGACCTATGCGGCCGACGGGCCGGTACAGGTGATGGTGCTCCACAGGATAGACGGGGATGGGTCCGGCGGGCAGGCCGTCTGGACGGTAGACGGGGAGGACCACTTTGCAGTATCTCTCATAGGGCCGGGCGCCTCCTCCGGCTCGTCTGAGTTTACGGGCTCGGCGCTTGCGCTCCACGCAGAAGACGGGTTTACGGCCACGGTCAGCGTGGACGGGTGGATGCGAGGGCAGCTCACCGAGGTGGTCGTGCAGACCGTGAATATAGAAGAGGAGGCCCCGCCGCTAAAGCTCTCAAGGGCCCGCGTCCCGGTGGAGATGCCCCTGGTCCACGGGCTGTATGGCGGGGAGGGCGTGCTGTATGTGCTGACCGATGCCAGCGATCTAGAGTATTCGGCATTTGCGTCCGAGAGGATCGGATGGGATGTGGCGTTCTCGCCCCTGCTTGCAAACGCCACCGCGCCCGCACTATCCGACGTGTATGTATTTACGAACGGCGTCGAGGGCAACGGGTCGGGCAGATACCAGGATGATGTCTTTACCGATACGCCCGGGCAGCCCGGGGGGTACAGCCCGCTCAGGAGGGTAAACGAGGTGGAGTGGAAGTTCGGGCAGAACCCGGAGATGCTATCTTCTGCAGAGGAGGTGCTCGGCGCCGAAGAAGACGGCAGGGTGGAGATTGAAGATACCGGAATAGTGGCCAACATGCCGCATGTAAAGTGGCCCGACGGACAGATGGACGTAAGGGATAGCGCCGAGATTACTAGCGATTCCGAGTACGGCGGGGCGCAGCTGGCTGCGCTCGACGAGGCCAACATGACTGTAACCTTTGTGGCGCACAGGGGGTGGGGGCCCGACGGCAGGACCGTATACCACATTATAACGGGCGCCACACCGGCTGGGCCCGCCGGCATGATGGGGGCAGTAGACTCGCCCGCGCTTGAGGACCTCGCAGGAGGAGCAGCGGCAGCAGCAGTATACCAGTTCAACAACGGGATAAGGGGCCCGGGCCCGCTGGGCTTCCAGCCGTCGGTATTCTCTACAGTAAGGGACGATGACAACTATACGCCCATCTGGAGCGCCCTCCTGGTCAGCTGGGACGACCCGTCGGATGCGGCCATACTGGGCACGGTGGCAGATATAGAGGCGCTAGAGCCGGGCGAGGTGATAACCGTGGCTGCAGCCAGGCCCCTGAACAGCGCGCATGTAATCAACGCCCCGCTGGTGGACCCGTTCCAGATGCAAGAGGGCACAGATGCGGCAGATGACCAGGGCATGGCAGAAGACGGCGCGGATGAAGGCGGCCAGGATGCGGCAGAAGATGACCAAGCAGATGAAGACGGAGGGATGAATTCACAGGCCTCCGGAAACTCGACTGGCCCCTAGATGGCTCAGAGATTGCCTGAAGTGGCGTGCGAGCCCCCCCAAGCCCCCTCATGCGTGCCGCGGATGGCATGATTTTGCAGCCTGTAGAAACGCACTAAGCGGGTTCATTCGTAAGAACCAAGGTGGCTCTTGACGCGCTGTGATGCCAACTTGTACATTTTGGGGTCGTTTTCATAGGTAATCGACTTTCTGTTCTGGTTCATCGCTGCAATCATGGTGGTGGCGGAGCCCCCGAACGGGTCTAGGACCAGGTCCCCCTTGTCGCTCATAAGCTGGATTAACTCCTCCATCAGGCCGAGGGGCTTCTGCGTGGGGTGTATCCGCTGTGCCGGGGACGGAGACTTGTACGTAAAGACGTTGTGAACGGATTTGCCGTTGAACTTGGTGCTAGGCCTCTTGCCCATCACGGCCGACTCCCAGGCGCTGAGCATTTTGAACTTGTGGTTGAATGGCACGGGGTTCGTCTTGTGCCACACCAGAGCGTTTACCGCCACGAATCCATTCCCGGACAGTATCTCCGTGTAATCCTTTATCTGCACATGGGCGCAGAATATCACGGCCCACCCCTTTATCTTTGGAAGCACGACCTTGGTCCATGCGGCGGGGTCAGAATCGTGGTCCCATTCTCCAAACTCCCCCTTCGGCATGATAAAGTCCCCGCCATTTTTGCGCACCCGGCGCGGTATCTGCCTTTCAGTGGCATACGGACTGCTTATCCCGTATGGCGGGTCTGTAAGAAGCAGGTCCACCGAATTGTCCTTTAACTTGGCACACTCCACCATGCTGTCGGCGCATGACATGCGGTGTTTTTTCAGTTTCACATCGCCATGCACGATATCAGACCCAAGGCGGGCCTTGTTCCTTCTTGCGCCATTCTTCATCACAGTTATGGGCGTAAAGTCCGCTATCTTCATTTCATCATCTATGTTTACATGGCCTATCACCTTCTTGGTGCCATCCACCTGTATGTCGACTTTCCACTGCCCGCTGACTCTGCGTGCGTTGCCCACCGCCAGGCTGGTTCTCATCTTGCCGAATGTATTGTTTATCCATGTATTTGCCACAAACTTTAGCGCCGCCTTGTTGTCGAACTTGCCAGCCTGTTTGCGTCTTCCGTCAAGGCCCTTCTGAATCTTGATGTCAAGCTTGTTGCGGTCCATATTGCCTATGGACTGTTTCTTCATCAATTTTAACCGCCAGCCTTCCTTGCGGCTGCCATCCATCTGTTGTTTGCCTTGTCCATGTCCCGCTCTGTGCGGCCCCCGCCAAGCAAGCCGGGTTTTTTTGACATGCCCGCGGGAACTGTGATCCTCAACGAGGTGCTCGTCGGTATGGCGGGTGTAAGAGATGTTATGTTGGTATCAAGTTTCATGTGGATATAAGAAACAATCTGAATTATAACCGTACCTATTAGCTGGGTAATACCGGAACGGCCTGCAGGAAATAAAAGGAAATTGTATTTGCCCGCATGTGCGGACGGGATGTGTCTTTGTTACAGGAGTCATAGTATGGCCTATTCATTTTCCAACTGCTTGAGCTCACGCTTCATTTCTCCAACCAGTTTTCTATGCATGTCTGACTGCTCCAACATGTCAATTTCGAGCTCAAGTGCCCTCTTCTTGCATTCTTGCTCCCCTCGGCCCCACAGTACGCCTGGGGTTTCTTGCCCCCCTCTGTAAGCCGCCCAACGGGCCGCGTTCAAAATGATACTTTGAAGACAGCCCTATCTCGTGGAGATCACATGCCGGCCAGATCCCCTAAAAGGATAAAATAAGTGCCGGCGCCCTGCGGGATCATGGAGGGCAGGCTGTACATAGTGGGGGTAGGCCCCGGGCACCAGGACCACATGACGTTCCGGGCGAAACAGGCCATCGAGGAGAGCGACACGATAATCGGGT
Coding sequences within it:
- a CDS encoding DNA polymerase sliding clamp subunit (PCNA) (COG0592), coding for MAFSAKTSGSDDLKAIISAISTLVEEATFVATAEGITFRGMDPSHVALIDISWPNSAFEKYECDSNIKFGVRIDEFTKLIKRADKKDSITISVSKDSMLLIDIGSNKKYKIRLIESSATDTPLPKISYDAKIELATTSFEKILGDVQVVSDYLTIKAKPTGVEFAGKGDSGEAAIDVKKDDDSMEALKVKKESEGTYSLEYLNPIVRAVGGAAGSVTCEFSDAKPLRVEFKVANIGRIHFYLAPRVSS
- a CDS encoding aspartokinase (COG0527) is translated as MDEPGKIRDAAAFVASQGGEVVAVCSAASGTTDNLMGISGLIRKGDGKGARAAADGIMRYTRELAEGAVSVEEDRERLSAALDGALAELNGLIDGMALLGEVTPRSSDYLLSFGERLSSEILASAISERDRKAEALAGNEAGIVTDSNFGGARPLMDTTGLRVSKKIGGLLLEGVIPVVGGFVGADQYGRITTLGRGGTDYTATTVGASIKADEIWLMSDMDGLMTANPRVVGGARVLDEVSYAEAVEMAMFGAKQIHPRTFEPLMGTRIPMRIRSAVNTGNPGTLVTASPGPESGRTIKCVSALRHNALIDIRGGGMVGEAGTAAGIFSTLAGAGVNVMMISQNPSESSITVVIKKSDMDRAVDALEIGLAGKVIKKLEVTPDVAIVALIGSGMRGTVGIASRVFGAAASKGLNVVMITQGSSELNLAFVVGDDDCWEAVRALHDEFGLGAPGGRAAG
- a CDS encoding DNA modification methylase (COG0863) — translated: MKKQSIGNMDRNKLDIKIQKGLDGRRKQAGKFDNKAALKFVANTWINNTFGKMRTSLAVGNARRVSGQWKVDIQVDGTKKVIGHVNIDDEMKIADFTPITVMKNGARRNKARLGSDIVHGDVKLKKHRMSCADSMVECAKLKDNSVDLLLTDPPYGISSPYATERQIPRRVRKNGGDFIMPKGEFGEWDHDSDPAAWTKVVLPKIKGWAVIFCAHVQIKDYTEILSGNGFVAVNALVWHKTNPVPFNHKFKMLSAWESAVMGKRPSTKFNGKSVHNVFTYKSPSPAQRIHPTQKPLGLMEELIQLMSDKGDLVLDPFGGSATTMIAAMNQNRKSITYENDPKMYKLASQRVKSHLGSYE
- a CDS encoding L-asparaginase (COG1446), whose translation is MPGLIIHGGAGNRGPDDDKKRAFMRDMAASTWKEIGGGLGATDAAERAVVLMEDSGLFNAGTGSYPAQDGTIQMDAGIMDGQSLECGAVGAIYGVKNPVTAASAVMKKSEHSLMVAEWALEFALLHGIAPYEIRPREISTEPGKFGTVGAAVLDSRGGTAAAVSTGGTVSKLPGRVGDSAVVGAGYYADRAGAAVSTGDGDIIMKAGIAGRCCSLMAGGMAAQEASKTVITELGLFPRGSGGIISIDGRGSFGATFNTKAMLHAYINDTMDEPEVSG
- a CDS encoding DNA-directed RNA polymerase, subunit M/Transcription elongation factor TFIIS (COG1594), producing the protein MRFCPKCEDRLRKNGDASVCPKCGYTESAARGPTKAKPAEGTPEINVLDGPVDEKLLSTIKIECEKCGHGEAVWWMLQTRSADEPTTQFYRCIKCSHTWRSYA